The Rutidosis leptorrhynchoides isolate AG116_Rl617_1_P2 unplaced genomic scaffold, CSIRO_AGI_Rlap_v1 contig424, whole genome shotgun sequence DNA window CAAGAAGCATCATCATCAACTCCTTAGTGAAAAAAGTTGTTTATATCATACTGCTACTTTTAGAGAGGTAAATTATATCAAGTAGTGGATTATGTTGGTATATAATGGGAGTTATTAGTACATGAAATGGATTGTACAGTGAATTTGAGAGGCTAGATTGTTCGTCTTGGATTGATATAATCATCCTCGACCTGTAATCTTCGTAATCATgtcattatcaaaaaaaaaaatagtagtAGGAAGTAAAAAATCAGAATAGTAGAGGAAAAGCTAGTGTGAGTGAAACCTAATTTTCAAGATTGTATGGTCTTAAGTTAGCTATATAAGGTTATGATTTGGGAAATGTACCTCTTGTTTCGGCAAGAGGTGAACCCAAATCGTGTAAAATATGTTTATTGTATATGAATTTATTTATGTATGGTGTCAAGTTTTCTTTCATTTTCAGATGACTGTATCACTAAACTCTATAATTGTGGACAAGGAgattgattatatatgtaaatgtagGTCCCTTTTTTTGTAtcgaatgcttatatttttgtttttatatatgaAAGTTAGAAAGAGTTTCGTTCATTTGCAAGCAACTTGCTGATGTATAATGTTATTGATAGACATATATAGCAAACAAAACCCACAAAACAGAGAGTTGTGTGCAAGTTTTCTTCATTTTCTTTTGATGTTTGTTGCATTAGCTGGCAAGAGCAGGTATCTTTTGTTTTGTTTTGCTCTATATATCTCGTTTTTTTTTCGAGAAAATAAAACCGGGACGATATAAAGAAATACGATTAATAAAAGACTATCTAGACTTAATATATATGGGTTCGATATGGAATAACAATCCTATCTCTCTAAAAATTAGAGGAACTCCATGACCAATCAGGAGAAGAAATGCAATATTTCCTCGCGAGTTTCCTCTAAAGACGGGAGATCACTCGAGGGGTGTCGGGGGTTACGTACTTAACACTTATcgatttaacaaataaatctttattCGAGTTTTATATCCTccataaaatattaaaatataattaagTATTTTAGTTACATAtaagattataacaataataaaagtcAGGTTAAGTCTAAGACATACTTCGGCACAAGTGCCGCCCAACAGGATTATTTAAGGAAGATAAATACTATGCTCTGCTCGAGGCTGTGAAGTAATCTATCTCGATCTCCAAACGATAACTTATTCTACGAATCCACGCCGTACTTCCCAACTACTCGTTACCTGTAAAAATTTTATTCAACGTTTGTGAGATATAAAATCCCGTGAGCAGGCCGTTAATTATAGGAGGTTTTTCCCTCCCTTATATATATTCTAGATTCTACCCATAACAGTGTTTGAAAATATTATCATGTAATGCATATCCAAAATCTTTGATGATTTTAGTCTCAAATAATTTTTATGtatttcaaaatatatttccaATCAATTCAGACAATAAAATAAGATATTTATTTCTATTATATGGTAACCACTTTATCCCACAGTCGAACCTCCATCGATAAAGTCTAGTGCCCTTCGTTAGGACAGCTACCTTTCTACTCCTCAACCAGGCTTTGGTTGAGCTTCTGAACTACGGCCCGTAGCCCAGCGCCGTGTCATGACAACCCTTCTAGGCATTCCGTAGAACCAGCGTGGATTCCTATCGTGAGTCCCGTCGAACCCAGGAATCAGTTTATGTATGTATCCGAGTTTCCCGCATGTGGTTACATGTAATAGTAATTTATTACAAATCTTTACGGATATTTATCCACTTAATATATTTAGAATTATTTCCAAATATTTTCTCCCAAATTATATAGATACAATTATTAATCATATAGTTCATAATATttttcccaaaatatatatataaatttaaatttcaacttatttcccaattcgtatatatatatatatttgtatatatataatacaaccAATCCTAGGtagctattatatatattatatacaaacAATATGCATGAAGTACATAATAAAAATATAAGCGCCTTCTATAATTAAAGATCTACTCACAGTGATGAAGACCGTTAATTAGCTAATCGGTATTAGCTACCTCTCCAATGCCGCCCGTAATTTCGTTACCTACTAGACGATATATAAAAATCATTACTCTCTAATTTTAGGATAAACGAAATGTCTTGTTGTTCTATTTTAATTTGACTAGATCTTAAATTCGCATTAGTGTTTACTACGAATCAAACCGTACACGTCGCACTCGTCGGAATAACTCTAAGTTACTTTTAAAACATTTCTTTAATTATATTCTAAAATAATTTTTTTCTTAATCCAATTATTGAATTAAATACTTTTAtactataaaaatatttaagaaattTGTACAATATTCCTAATCATCTAAACTATTATACTATAATTTTTCCATAATTTTCTATGCTGATCTACTATCCTAAATAAATTTTAAAACAATAAATTACATTAACGATATATCTTTTAACTCCAATTTAACCAAAAATCGAAATAAATTAAATCTGTAATCTTAAAATTCCAATTTTCATATATTATGTTCAAAACAATATTTTTAACATACTGTAAAAATTTGGTAGGTTCGGGTCGAGTAAAAATGATTTTATTAAGTTCGGAAGGTAAAATATTACTTTCAGGGTTTAAAATTAGGGTCTGGATTAGGTTCGTAATAAGGAAATGACCAGTATAGCCTTTGACTTAAAATTGACGCGTTGGTAATTCTGCAATTTTGTAAAACATGTAGGGATATATAAGTCTTTTCAACAGGTGCGGATAATTAAAATCAAACTGTTCCAATCATATTGAAATAAACCAAATTGAACCGAAATAACCCGAAATGAACCGATTTTAAAACTATGAAAAGACAATTTAACCTTTGACTTATAATTGACGTATTAAAATACGTTGGTAGCTTTGAAAAGACAATTGAACCGATTTTAATATCCTACTATATAACTGATTGAACTAAATCGGTTCAATCATTTCATCTCCGTCTTCTACCTCGCGACGCGATTCCTCTCTTCCCGTCGCTCGTCTGCTCGTCGTCGTTAACGCCAATTCTGGCGACGTCAAGGCTCGACACCGGTATCGATCGACTCTTCTCGACTCGGGGAACATGATTTTGAGGTTAGTTTCTTTCAATTTTAACCCGTTTGTCTTTAATTTGAATTTTTGGTTTCGGACAAAGTTTTTAAAAGCTTTGAATTGGGTCCTAATCTGTTAATATGTTATTCTATGGTTGTTGGGGGTTGTTTTAATGCTAAAAATAAGTCGAATTGATTGCAGGAGGAGGTCGGATTTTTACCTCAAAGAATCCGGTCACCTAGTTTCTCGTCGGCTTTGGCTCGGTCACATTCGTCGGCGCCTCAGGACTTCTCTGATGTGCGAACTCGGGCCAAAATCGGCTGACTCAGTGACGACCGATAATCAACTCGGTCGTGACTCAGTGACTTCCCGGCGGCTGCTGGTTTAACGACGGCGATAGTCGTGATCAATGAAGGATGACGAACACGACTGAGGTAAATTTCTATTTTTTGGGAAAATTTATTTTGGGATGATTCTGTTTCTTGGCCGAATGGCTATGTGTTCTGTTTTGATATTTCTGTTGGTGTGGTTGTTGTGAAATGAGTCTGTGGTGATGTGATTTATAATCTGTTAGCTAGCTTCGGTTAGATGGACAACTGCTAGGTTTGAATAATCAGTAGGTGTTTGTAGAAAATCTTTGCAAATTTCTTGGATGGATTTGGTTTTGTCAAAAAGGTGATGCAATGTGAAATTTTGCTGCCGGTTTGAATTAAGGAGTATGGCTTTCAGGCTTGCTGTTTGtgtgttaaatttcaagaattgtaGGCTAGCATAATCTTGTGTAAGAACATGCTTTtgacttgtattgtttgttttgtGTAGGATGTCAAAAGAATGGCTGCTTGATTTCAGCTGCCATAGAAGGCATTTTCTGTATTGGAACTGCTGAAAAAAAGGATGTTATATAGATAGTTAGTAGTATTTGGTCGTAGGAATAAGGTACTATGTTGTATATCTTTATGGATTGGAAATCACTTGTAATGGTTATGTTTTTGCTATTATAAATTGGATGATCAAAGTTGTAAGTGGACATCGTAAACAATTTACTTGTAGTAATTTTTAGGGTAGAAACATTCTATAGTATTTACTGCTCAAAACAATCATCTCAAACGAAATCAATCGTCACATTAAAATCGTAACTTGACGAAGAAGTAATATAATTTAGTTTGGGGTCGTTAcgcgaaaaataaaaataactaccgcTAATCGCGACATCTAATTTTATTACGCGTCTAATTTAAAATACGGGTGTTACAAGAAACTCCACTTAGATCCTACTACTAGCAAAGCGGACTCGAAGGATAACATAACCTTCCAAATCAATTGGGAGACTAACAATAAATAGACTAACACAAGGGTAAACAACCAATGGTCCCCACAAAATATAATAACATACAACCTACGAACTCCTATAACTAAGACCTTATGACTTCGCCAATGTCTAGGAGCCACCACCTGAATGCCGTGACTCAATACGTCGTACCAAAACTATTTTATGGTGGTGAAGACAGCCCAAGAATAATCGAGATCCGCCACCACAAAGCAGAGCTCTATATCTGCTCTTGAATGGCTTTTTTTGGTTATGCTAAGAAGATTTTGTACTGAAATACAAAAGAAAATACACAAAGTTGTCTCTTTTTAATATAACGAATTGTGATAAACAGAACACATTACAAATTTTAATCCTACACCACTTAAAAAGAACACAATGTACTGAGAATAGTTTCTTTTTTTACTACAAATTATTGAAACATAAGACATTCCTAGATAGATCATCATGTAGTAGAATACTCATCCTCCTTGGAAGGCTTGGATTTCTTTCCTCCAAAGCAGTCACAAATTGGTTCAGGCGTGAATCCTTTCTCCAACATCTTCTCAACTTCTTCAAACTGAAGTCCTTTCGTCTCCGGCACGAAAAAGTAAATCGCGACAAGTCCGGTGAAAGAGAATCCGGCAAATAGGAAAAAGGTACCGGCTGATCCTAGAGCTTTCGTCAATGTCAAGAATGTTTCGCTGACAATCAGATTCGAAACCCAGTTGGAGACTGCTGCGATTCCTCCACCGATTCCTCTGTATTGTAGAGGGTATATCTCGGAATTCACAATCCACGGCACGGTTCCCATTCCGGGAGAATAGGAAATAATGTACATTCCTAAGAGAATAACGGCTAGGAATCCGAATTTGCTCGGGCAACCATTCTCGAACCATGTCCTGTGTCCACCAGCTGCTCGACACATTTGCTTTATTCCTTTAGTATTCGCCAAACATGCTCCGGGAAGATACTGCAATTTTAACAGGATTGGTAAATTCCTtgaaaaagtagacaaaaattGTATCTTCCTTGACAAGCTAGGTTTATGAATGTACTTACCTCATTACCAGCATGAGAGCAAAAGGCACATTCTGCTTTTAAGCATGACATACAGCTCCATTTTGCTGCATTAGGGGCAGAAGTATAAGTCGGACACGTACTGTTAGTTCCAAATTCTGATGATTCTAAAGAGCTGATTTTCGGAGCATGGTTGGAGGCTTGGATGAATACAATCGACAAGACGATAAGGCAAGAGATGATTCCAATCATGGAAATGATCATCATTTTTCTCCTCCCAGATCTATCCACAAATGCCATACTAACAATAGAACCGACAGCGTTAAGGCCGGACGTGATCAGAGAAAGCGCTAATGCCGTCTTGTTAGAAGCGAATCCGGCAAACTGAACGATCGTCGGACTATAATACATAACGGTATTGATCCCAACAAACTGTTGTGCTACTTGGACAGTTATACCTGCTTTAAGTCCTCGGCGAACAACTTTGTTCTTGAAAGCACCTTTCACTTTGGAGAAGATGTCTTTTCCCGTTACCTCCTCGTTAGCCTTCTCCATTTCGACGGATTGTTTCATCGCCGATAATTCATCTTCGACTTCGTCGGCAGGATAAATCTTCTCCAATATGGCTCTAGCCTCATCTATCCTGTCGTTTCTATAGAGCCATCTTGGTGATTCCGGCAGAGACAACATCAATACAAACTGAACGACGGCTGGAAGTCCGGCCACTCCGAGCATCCACCTCCACGTGCCAGGCGCGTGAGTAAACGCAAGATTGATGAGGTAAGAAAGGAACTGGCCGCCGGTAATGAGCAGACCGTTAGTGCTAACCAGAGCACCTCTGATTCTCGCCGGAGAAGCTTCGGAAATGTAAAGAGGTGCTGTCATGGAAGCCATTCCAACTCCCAAACCGACGAAAATCCTTCCGACGACAATCACCCACGGAGCTGGAGCAACCGCCATGATGATTGCTCCGATGAAAAACAGAACGTCGGCGGCCAGGATGGATAACTTCCGGCCAAACCTGTCGTTCATCCATCCACCAATTGCAGCTCCGACTATAGCTCCTGCTACAGCCATACTCACAATAGTTTCCTAAAAACagcattttcagaatttcataTTATATTCAATCTCTAAACAAACATAATCAAGATCACTAATTATGAATTAGGATTATTACCTGAAGCCATGTCTTTTTACTGACCTCTTCGAAATCTTCTTTAATGTAAAGTAAAGCACCAGATATAACTCCTAGAGAATGAATTACCCATCAACACACAAAAGTCAATAACTAGGAAATTGAAATTAAATCTCAAATTCATTTTGCAGAAATTAGAAATTAAATCTCGAGTCGCGAAGCAGTCTGTTAGCAATTCCAAGAGGAATCCTCAGAGCGGGAGCCTTAGCGTATCGGAGTTTGTCCTTTTACGGTACCTGTATCATAGCCGAAGAGAAAACCTCCAATGCCAGCTGAAAGTGCTAATCTCATGATATAAGGAGTCTTCCATGTCGTCTTCCAACATTCTGTAAACTCAGTCTTATCTGTTCTAACTACACCTCCTTCCACCATTTTTTGAGATCTTCAAATCAAATTGTTTGATCTTGTTCAAAGTGATAGTGACACCCTCCTAACTGTTATTAGGATTGCTACAAGAAAataaaaagtatattatattaaatgaaatgaGATGAATAAATTACAGAAAAATCAATAAAGAACAAAAGTTTCGATAAATTTGTGGTGAAAATTTAGTCTTTGGACTAATTCTATGGTGAAATAAGGAGTCAAAAAGAAACCTTTTTTTTCGTGGTGGCCATTGACGATTGAAGTAAACATACTTTCTTTTATGAACTAATAACAAATTAACAACATATGGTTAGGCTAAAATCAAGCACTTAACAGTCTAATTCACTGTTTAAAGTTCAAATCTTTTTGAATCAAAATTTTTTCAAACTTAACAAAAGGGTATGTCCAAAGATTAAATTTTGAATGAAAATTCAGAATGTAAATTAAAGGGTATAGCAAAATCAAATCAACTACCTTGACTGTTTTAAAATTCAGAATTAACAAAAGGGTAAATTTAAAAGGAAAGATTAACCCCTTTAGACTATATACAAACATTTTATATGAACATGCATTGTCGTCTAAACTCAGAAGTTGacgaaacccagaaaaaaaataaaaaatcaaaccTTGAATCAAAAATTCCAAATTAACAAAAGGGTATGGGCAAAGATTAAAATTTTAATGAAAATTCAGATTAACACAAAAAGGGTATGGCAAAATCAACTaccttaattatttttaaaattcagAATTAACAAAAGGGTTAACCTAAAAGGAAAGATTAACCCCTTTTTAGACTAAATACAAACTTTTTATATGAACATGCATTGTCATCTAAAACTCAGAAGGTGACGAAACCCAGAAAATAAAAATTCAAACTTTGAACAGAAATATGTTGGGCACGTGTACCAAGAAAACAAGTTTTGAAAAGCTCACCACACCAACTAACCCTATTAAATTCTTCTTCTTGTTCTTGTTCGTCTTCTTCTTCCTATGAataaaaagttttataagtttgacAGCCTGAAATACATTTATAGACAGTGATGAGGTATAGGATTTTGATTCATTGATCGTTAATGGGAAGGTGTCGTGTCatttctcaatatatatttatatttacatagaaAAAAGAGTTGCCAATAATAAATGTAATTTTGAATTTAATTTACTATTTTGTGTGTTTTTTTTATCGGATAACATTCATGAACAGATCAACAAAGATTCACTCAAATTCAAATGTCTCGGGCCTACAACTACAAGAACGgaatctttttttattttattttattttataatactCCGTATCTTGCTTTCTTTTTCAAACACACGTTCTAATATTTTCAAAACTATACAGTTTTAAAAATACCAATAATTCGATTCCATATCAATGAATGGAATTGACTATGTATATGTACGTagtattatttttgttaataaaggTCTAATTTTTATCAAGCATAGGTCAAATATAGAAATTCGTCTCGATTTTGATCTTTTGGATAAGAATAACAACGACACCATggataaaatttaaaaataaatgaTTGGAATAGATATTTAATATAGAGATTAGTATTATGATTCATAATATAGTATCATGTAtcattaaatataaaattttaattatttttattttaagatTAGAGAAATAAAATCAAATTTTTAGATTATTTGTGACATAGTATGATGAGTCGTTATATTAAATCTCCATGCCAACCATTAACTACACTTTTTTAGGAGTACACTTTTTTAGGAGTAGATAATTGGCATTTTGTTTGTAGTGATTACTCAATTTTAAATTTAAATCCATAACTGAAAGAAagaataaataaatgatatatttGAAACCTGAAAATGGAAAAAAGAAGGCGTTTCCTAACCATTTCTAAGTTAAATGAGGAGTAGCTGAGCTGTGTTTTTCTATTTTTGTACAGAGATTTCTTCCTTCTTATTTTGCAAAAGATAAGGGCCATAAATGATTTTTCTTTCCCTACATCCAAATTTGCTTTGGATCCTATATCTTAGAGGATAAAATTATTTATTAAGATTAATTAATCGAAATCTTAGCGACTAAAATGAGTTGTATTTCAACAGAATATTACTTAATTCAGCTGCCAACCTCTTAAGACTCATCAGTTAATTAGATCACTGTAATATCATTATTTCCTTTATCGTATACGGATTCCGTCTTAAAATACATAATATTTtcactaaatatatatttatttggatGA harbors:
- the LOC139883598 gene encoding inositol transporter 4; the protein is MVEGGVVRTDKTEFTECWKTTWKTPYIMRLALSAGIGGFLFGYDTGVISGALLYIKEDFEEVSKKTWLQETIVSMAVAGAIVGAAIGGWMNDRFGRKLSILAADVLFFIGAIIMAVAPAPWVIVVGRIFVGLGVGMASMTAPLYISEASPARIRGALVSTNGLLITGGQFLSYLINLAFTHAPGTWRWMLGVAGLPAVVQFVLMLSLPESPRWLYRNDRIDEARAILEKIYPADEVEDELSAMKQSVEMEKANEEVTGKDIFSKVKGAFKNKVVRRGLKAGITVQVAQQFVGINTVMYYSPTIVQFAGFASNKTALALSLITSGLNAVGSIVSMAFVDRSGRRKMMIISMIGIISCLIVLSIVFIQASNHAPKISSLESSEFGTNSTCPTYTSAPNAAKWSCMSCLKAECAFCSHAGNEYLPGACLANTKGIKQMCRAAGGHRTWFENGCPSKFGFLAVILLGMYIISYSPGMGTVPWIVNSEIYPLQYRGIGGGIAAVSNWVSNLIVSETFLTLTKALGSAGTFFLFAGFSFTGLVAIYFFVPETKGLQFEEVEKMLEKGFTPEPICDCFGGKKSKPSKEDEYSTT